The Aminithiophilus ramosus genome contains a region encoding:
- a CDS encoding thiamine pyrophosphate-binding protein, with product MKSSDWIAHFLAERGVDVVFELIGGMTTHLVDSLYRCGRSRIVTMHHEQAAALAACGWAQVKGLPGVALATSGPGAVNLLTGVATAFFDSIPAVFITGQVNTDESSRGRPLRQLGFQETDIVAMATPVTKGARQAASAEEIPELFRWAFDLASKGRPGPVLLDLPMNLQRQEIDDRRPPLGGEDEAKPQKSSVDGKTLSLFLSSLGRALDASERPLLLVGNGVARSGTARSLSELVRRLRLPAVWSLMGKGLLEGCGDLASGMIGTYGNRWANRALSEADLLVVFGSRLDIRQTGVDVAAFEKGKKIFQVDIDGNELGGRVRPTEGLVADLRDVVPALLEGLGPVRGWPRWLERIDRMRELWPDTEELELPEGIHPNRLMARLASSGPAAGFVTDVGAHQMWAAQSLAVEGRPFLSSGGMGAMGYALPAAIGAGIAAQAPMMVLAGDGGFQCNIQELQTVVRNGLPLKIVIFDNRSLGMVRQFQEAYFEGRYPGTVWGYDAPDFEAIGRAYGIPSRTVRDEVRLDEALKWLWADRDRPALLVAAIPPQAATFPKMAFGQGLNRMDPRKDDPREGL from the coding sequence GTGAAAAGCAGCGACTGGATCGCCCACTTCCTGGCCGAAAGGGGCGTCGACGTCGTCTTCGAACTGATAGGCGGCATGACGACGCACCTCGTCGATTCCCTCTACCGCTGCGGCAGAAGCCGGATCGTGACGATGCACCACGAACAGGCCGCCGCCCTGGCCGCCTGCGGCTGGGCTCAGGTGAAGGGGCTCCCCGGAGTGGCCCTGGCCACGAGCGGACCCGGAGCGGTGAACCTCCTGACAGGGGTGGCCACGGCCTTTTTCGACTCCATTCCCGCCGTCTTCATCACGGGACAGGTCAATACCGACGAGTCGAGCCGCGGACGTCCCCTGCGTCAGCTGGGCTTCCAGGAGACCGATATCGTCGCCATGGCCACTCCCGTGACGAAGGGAGCCCGACAGGCCGCCTCGGCCGAGGAGATCCCCGAGCTCTTCCGGTGGGCCTTCGATCTGGCCTCGAAAGGAAGGCCGGGACCGGTCCTCCTCGATCTGCCCATGAATCTGCAGCGCCAGGAGATCGACGACAGGCGCCCGCCCCTCGGAGGCGAGGACGAGGCAAAACCGCAGAAGAGTTCCGTCGACGGAAAGACCCTCTCCCTCTTTCTGTCCTCTCTCGGAAGGGCCCTGGACGCCTCGGAGCGTCCCCTCCTGCTCGTCGGCAACGGCGTGGCCCGTTCCGGAACGGCCCGGAGCCTGTCGGAACTGGTCCGGCGTCTCCGCCTGCCCGCCGTCTGGTCCCTCATGGGCAAGGGCCTTCTCGAAGGATGCGGAGACCTGGCCTCGGGAATGATCGGGACCTACGGCAACCGCTGGGCCAATCGGGCCCTGAGCGAGGCCGACCTTCTCGTCGTCTTCGGCAGCCGCCTCGACATCAGGCAGACGGGCGTCGACGTGGCCGCTTTCGAGAAAGGCAAGAAGATCTTCCAGGTCGATATCGACGGGAACGAGCTGGGCGGACGGGTCCGCCCCACGGAAGGCCTCGTCGCCGACCTGAGGGACGTCGTCCCGGCCCTTCTCGAAGGACTGGGACCGGTCCGGGGCTGGCCGCGATGGCTGGAACGCATCGACCGCATGCGCGAACTCTGGCCCGATACGGAGGAGCTGGAACTTCCCGAGGGGATCCACCCCAACCGCCTCATGGCCCGTCTGGCCTCTTCGGGTCCCGCCGCGGGGTTCGTCACCGACGTCGGAGCCCATCAGATGTGGGCCGCCCAGTCCCTGGCCGTCGAGGGACGTCCCTTCCTCTCCTCGGGAGGGATGGGGGCCATGGGATATGCCCTGCCCGCCGCCATCGGAGCCGGCATCGCCGCCCAGGCGCCCATGATGGTTCTTGCCGGCGACGGGGGCTTCCAGTGCAACATCCAGGAGCTCCAGACGGTGGTCCGCAACGGCCTTCCCCTCAAGATCGTGATCTTCGACAACCGCTCCCTCGGCATGGTCCGCCAGTTCCAGGAGGCCTATTTCGAGGGCCGCTATCCCGGCACGGTCTGGGGCTACGACGCTCCCGACTTCGAGGCCATCGGACGGGCCTACGGCATCCCTTCCCGCACCGTCCGCGACGAGGTCCGGCTCGACGAGGCCCTGAAGTGGCTCTGGGCCGACCGGGACCGACCGGCCCTTCTCGTCGCCGCCATCCCCCCCCAGGCCGCCACCTTTCCCAAAATGGCCTTCGGTCAGGGGCTGAACCGCATGGATCCCAGAAAAGACGACCCCCGGGAGGGACTTTGA
- a CDS encoding NAD-dependent epimerase/dehydratase family protein — translation MSRPDLLRTWIDPIVDDGEALLSELRGRTVLVTGASGFVGTWVSALLLRLAERGVPLRLLALARRPERLRERLEGYLDLSPLEAVVCDLTDPSSPLPRADLIVHAAGDVSVGGDRASLEAILVRSVDRVASRGAATGSERMVFVSSGAVYGPQPADCPGIEESFPGAPDSCGSDFYGNAKRWAETVALTRTAATPTEVVVARAFAFSGPFLPLGGRFALGQFVGDGLAGGPIRVRGTGEPVRSYLDGADMAFWLLTLLLRGRKGRCYNVGSPLPLRLIEAARRVAGLLRCEVVVEGGPDGALRYVPSTERAERELGLRPTVDFETSVERMRIWNGGTFP, via the coding sequence GTGTCTCGGCCTGACCTTCTACGGACCTGGATCGACCCGATCGTCGACGACGGAGAGGCCCTTCTTTCGGAACTCCGGGGCCGGACGGTCCTCGTCACGGGCGCGTCGGGCTTCGTCGGGACCTGGGTCTCGGCCCTTCTGCTGCGCTTGGCCGAGAGGGGAGTCCCGCTGCGGCTTCTTGCTTTGGCCCGACGTCCCGAGCGGCTGAGGGAGAGACTCGAAGGCTATCTGGATCTCTCGCCTCTGGAGGCGGTTGTCTGTGACCTGACCGATCCCTCGTCCCCCCTGCCCCGAGCCGACCTGATCGTCCACGCCGCCGGCGACGTTTCCGTCGGAGGGGACCGGGCCTCCCTCGAAGCGATCCTTGTCAGGAGCGTCGACCGCGTGGCCTCTCGGGGCGCTGCGACGGGGTCGGAGCGGATGGTCTTCGTCAGCTCCGGCGCCGTCTACGGCCCTCAGCCGGCGGACTGTCCCGGAATCGAAGAATCCTTTCCAGGGGCGCCCGACAGCTGCGGAAGCGATTTCTACGGCAACGCCAAGCGCTGGGCCGAGACGGTGGCCCTGACCAGGACGGCTGCGACGCCGACGGAAGTCGTCGTCGCCAGGGCCTTCGCCTTCTCCGGTCCCTTTCTCCCCCTCGGCGGACGTTTCGCCCTGGGCCAGTTCGTCGGCGACGGCCTGGCCGGAGGGCCGATCCGCGTCAGGGGGACGGGAGAGCCTGTCCGTTCCTATCTCGACGGCGCCGACATGGCCTTTTGGCTCCTGACCCTTCTCCTGCGTGGCCGGAAGGGGCGCTGCTACAACGTGGGGTCGCCTCTTCCTCTCCGTCTGATCGAGGCGGCCCGACGCGTCGCCGGCCTTTTGCGCTGCGAAGTCGTCGTCGAGGGCGGTCCCGACGGGGCTCTGCGCTACGTCCCCTCGACGGAGCGGGCCGAGAGGGAGCTGGGACTGAGGCCCACCGTCGATTTCGAAACGTCCGTCGAGCGGATGCGGATCTGGAACGGAGGGACCTTCCCGTGA
- the rfbH gene encoding lipopolysaccharide biosynthesis protein RfbH: MSRKEELKAQILDLVGAYYDEVHRPKPRREGERVAYGGRVFDGEEMKALAEACLDFWLTSGPWSATFEADFARYLGVERCAFVNSGSSANLLAFMALTSPTLGDRAIGRGDEVITVAAAFPTTVAPLVQFGAVPVFVDVTLPTYNVDAGALDEALSDRTKAVFLAHTLGNPFDVEAVRTFCDRHGLWLIEDNCDALGSRVLFRGAWRLTGSLGHLATSSFYPPHHMTTGEGGAVCDSDEALHRVVLSLRDWGRDCRCPSGTDDLCGCRFSGQFGTLPRGYDHKYVYSHFGYNLKATDLQAAIGVAQLRKVPAFVEARRRNWKILREALKPWEDFFILPEATEGTDPSWFGFLLTVRPEAPFSRDGAVAHLEAKGIQTRMLFAGNLLRHPCFDAMRASGQGYRVVGDLATTDRIMKDTFWIGVYPGLDGTRMTSIVEALESLCVSA; encoded by the coding sequence ATGAGCCGCAAAGAGGAACTGAAAGCCCAGATTCTCGACCTCGTCGGCGCCTACTACGACGAAGTCCATCGGCCCAAGCCCCGCCGCGAGGGGGAACGCGTCGCCTACGGCGGCCGCGTCTTCGACGGGGAGGAAATGAAGGCCCTCGCCGAGGCCTGTCTCGACTTCTGGCTCACGTCGGGCCCGTGGAGCGCGACCTTCGAGGCCGATTTCGCCCGCTATCTGGGCGTCGAGCGCTGTGCCTTCGTCAACTCGGGCTCGTCGGCCAACCTCCTGGCCTTCATGGCCCTCACGTCGCCGACTCTGGGGGATCGGGCCATAGGGCGCGGCGACGAAGTCATCACCGTCGCCGCCGCCTTCCCGACGACGGTGGCTCCCCTCGTCCAGTTCGGCGCCGTCCCCGTCTTCGTCGACGTGACGCTGCCGACGTACAACGTCGACGCGGGCGCCCTCGACGAAGCCCTCTCGGACCGGACCAAAGCCGTCTTCCTGGCCCACACCCTGGGCAACCCCTTCGACGTGGAGGCCGTCCGAACCTTCTGCGACCGCCACGGCCTCTGGCTCATCGAAGACAACTGTGACGCCCTCGGTTCCCGCGTCCTCTTCCGAGGCGCCTGGCGCCTCACGGGCAGCCTGGGCCACCTGGCCACGTCGAGCTTCTACCCGCCCCATCACATGACCACCGGCGAGGGAGGAGCCGTCTGCGACAGCGACGAAGCCCTCCACCGCGTCGTCCTTTCCCTGAGAGACTGGGGACGGGACTGCCGCTGTCCCTCGGGCACGGACGACCTCTGCGGCTGCCGTTTCTCGGGCCAGTTCGGCACCCTGCCTCGCGGGTACGACCACAAATACGTCTACTCCCACTTCGGCTACAACCTGAAGGCCACCGACCTCCAGGCCGCCATCGGAGTGGCCCAACTCAGGAAGGTCCCCGCCTTCGTCGAGGCCCGGCGCCGGAACTGGAAGATCCTCCGGGAGGCCCTGAAGCCATGGGAGGACTTTTTCATCCTTCCCGAGGCGACGGAGGGGACCGATCCGAGCTGGTTCGGCTTCCTGCTCACGGTCCGACCCGAAGCGCCCTTCAGCCGTGACGGGGCCGTGGCCCATCTCGAAGCGAAGGGCATCCAGACGCGCATGCTCTTTGCCGGCAACCTGCTCCGACATCCCTGCTTCGACGCCATGCGGGCCTCCGGCCAGGGCTACCGCGTCGTCGGCGATCTGGCGACGACGGACCGGATCATGAAAGACACCTTCTGGATCGGCGTCTACCCCGGCCTGGACGGGACGCGAATGACGTCCATCGTCGAGGCCCTGGAGTCGCTCTGTGTCTCGGCCTGA
- the rfbG gene encoding CDP-glucose 4,6-dehydratase, whose translation MTPSDRVFWEGRSVFVTGHTGFKGGWLSLWLASLGARVHGYALATPTEPSLFGTARVADRLASSTTGDIADLDRLRSALVRSEASVLFHLAAQPLVRDSYRLPVETYATNVLGTAKVLEAARSLPSLRSVVVVTTDKCYENREWCWGYREEEPLGGHDPYSSSKACAELVTAAYRRSFFPPERYGDHGVAVATARAGNVIGGGDWASDRLVPDCLKALAEGRPVSIRNPASIRPWQHVLEPLSGYLLLGRRLVEEGPDRGEAWNFGPAEGDDWPVERLVEGLCALWGEGRYDRSSCGDGLHEAAYLRLDCAKARSGLGWRPRWNLVEALRRTVDWHRAYLRGEDLQALCLTQIADYERGKRVS comes from the coding sequence GTGACGCCCTCCGACAGGGTTTTCTGGGAGGGACGTTCCGTCTTCGTGACGGGACACACGGGCTTCAAGGGAGGCTGGCTCTCGCTCTGGCTGGCCTCGCTGGGGGCCCGGGTCCACGGCTATGCCCTGGCGACGCCGACGGAGCCCAGCCTCTTCGGGACGGCCCGCGTCGCGGACCGGCTGGCCTCGTCGACGACGGGCGACATCGCCGACCTGGATCGTCTCCGGTCGGCTTTGGTCCGATCGGAGGCCTCGGTCCTCTTCCACCTGGCCGCCCAGCCTCTCGTGCGCGACTCCTACCGTCTTCCCGTCGAGACCTACGCGACCAACGTCCTGGGCACGGCCAAGGTCCTCGAGGCGGCCAGGAGCCTCCCTTCGCTCCGCTCCGTCGTCGTCGTCACGACGGACAAGTGTTACGAGAACCGCGAGTGGTGCTGGGGCTACCGCGAGGAGGAACCTCTCGGCGGCCATGACCCCTATTCGAGCAGCAAGGCCTGCGCCGAACTGGTGACGGCCGCCTACCGGCGCTCCTTCTTCCCGCCCGAGCGGTACGGGGACCATGGCGTCGCCGTCGCCACGGCCCGTGCGGGCAACGTCATCGGCGGCGGCGACTGGGCGTCGGACCGCCTCGTCCCCGACTGCCTCAAGGCCCTGGCCGAGGGGCGGCCCGTGTCGATCCGCAACCCCGCCTCGATCCGGCCCTGGCAGCACGTCCTCGAGCCCCTGTCGGGCTACCTTCTCCTGGGCAGACGCCTCGTCGAGGAGGGACCGGACCGGGGAGAGGCCTGGAACTTCGGTCCCGCCGAGGGCGACGACTGGCCCGTGGAGCGTCTCGTCGAAGGTCTCTGCGCCCTGTGGGGGGAGGGCCGTTACGACCGTTCCTCCTGCGGCGACGGCCTCCACGAGGCGGCCTACCTGCGGCTGGACTGCGCCAAAGCCCGCAGCGGACTGGGCTGGAGGCCTCGCTGGAACCTCGTGGAAGCCCTGCGGCGGACCGTCGACTGGCACAGGGCCTACCTGAGAGGCGAAGACCTTCAGGCGCTCTGCCTGACGCAGATCGCCGACTACGAAAGGGGGAAGAGGGTCTCATGA
- the rfbF gene encoding glucose-1-phosphate cytidylyltransferase: MKVVILAGGYGTRISEESHLKPKPMIEIGGRPILWHIMKIYSHYGFDDFIVCLGYKGQVIKEFFANYYLHMSDVTFDFRDGNRLTVHSNAAEPWKVTLVDTGLDTMTGGRVRRIRPYVGSAPFMLTYGDGVSDVPIDRLVAFHRSHGKMATVTAIQPAGRFGALDMDDAGIVRGFREKPKGDGSWINGGFFVFEPAFFDTLDGDGTVLEREPLERVARSGQLAAYRHGGFWQPMDTLRDKMGLEDLWQRGDAPWKVWP, translated from the coding sequence ATGAAGGTCGTCATACTGGCCGGGGGCTACGGAACCCGGATCAGCGAGGAGTCCCACCTCAAGCCCAAGCCGATGATCGAGATCGGCGGTCGCCCCATCCTCTGGCACATCATGAAGATCTACTCCCACTACGGCTTCGACGACTTCATCGTCTGCCTGGGCTACAAGGGACAGGTGATCAAGGAGTTCTTCGCCAACTACTACCTCCACATGTCGGACGTGACCTTCGACTTCCGCGACGGCAACAGGCTGACGGTCCACTCCAACGCCGCCGAGCCCTGGAAAGTGACTCTCGTCGACACGGGGCTCGACACGATGACGGGGGGACGGGTGAGGCGGATCAGGCCCTACGTGGGTTCGGCGCCCTTCATGCTCACCTACGGCGACGGCGTGAGCGACGTTCCCATCGACAGGCTCGTCGCCTTCCACCGCTCCCACGGCAAGATGGCCACGGTGACGGCCATCCAGCCGGCGGGGCGCTTCGGCGCCCTCGACATGGACGACGCGGGGATCGTTCGGGGCTTCCGGGAAAAGCCCAAAGGCGACGGAAGCTGGATCAACGGAGGTTTTTTCGTCTTCGAGCCGGCCTTTTTCGACACCCTCGACGGAGACGGGACCGTTCTCGAAAGAGAGCCGCTCGAACGGGTCGCCCGATCAGGCCAGCTCGCGGCCTACCGTCATGGAGGTTTCTGGCAGCCCATGGACACCCTGCGGGACAAGATGGGCCTCGAAGACCTCTGGCAGCGAGGCGACGCGCCCTGGAAGGTCTGGCCGTGA
- a CDS encoding glycosyltransferase family 10 domain-containing protein, protein MSDFAVYSVNEVFNERNALFDPSAFSIGDDLGAPFRRLRERLESRGHRLDTPDMRSFEAFDGFLFLDLPEASDPFLSRAAASGKPLYLVLFECEIIKRHNWDLVRHRMFRRVFTWSPRLTGERYRHYFWPNPLGDRERGSFDRKRLCVLMASNKYKRDPRELYSERARTIRWFAAHHPGDLDLYGPGWGKDRSKALKFLLYATLHDPLGLARHRQALVSAEDLRRVYRGVAPSKREAMRNYRFSICYENARSIAGYVTEKIFDSFLAGVVPVYLGWENVTDWIDGSTFIDRRDFADHDELHRFLSAMDRRTYETYLGAIESFLDSPQGRRFDVEAFAGTVADGMVDGAPEAP, encoded by the coding sequence ATGAGCGATTTCGCCGTCTACAGCGTCAACGAGGTCTTCAACGAGAGGAACGCCCTCTTCGACCCTTCGGCCTTTTCCATAGGCGACGATCTGGGAGCGCCTTTCCGCCGTCTCCGGGAGAGGCTGGAATCTCGAGGCCATCGCCTGGACACGCCCGACATGAGGTCCTTCGAGGCCTTCGACGGTTTCCTCTTCCTGGACCTGCCCGAGGCTTCCGATCCCTTCCTGTCCCGGGCCGCCGCTTCGGGAAAGCCTCTCTATCTCGTCCTCTTCGAGTGCGAGATCATCAAGCGCCACAACTGGGATCTCGTGAGGCACCGCATGTTCCGGCGCGTCTTCACCTGGTCGCCCCGCCTGACGGGGGAGAGGTACCGCCACTACTTCTGGCCCAATCCCCTCGGCGATCGGGAGCGGGGCTCCTTCGACAGGAAGAGGCTCTGCGTGCTCATGGCGAGCAACAAGTACAAGCGCGATCCCCGGGAGCTCTATTCCGAAAGGGCCCGGACGATCCGCTGGTTCGCGGCCCATCACCCCGGCGACCTCGACCTCTACGGCCCCGGCTGGGGTAAGGACCGCTCCAAGGCCCTCAAGTTTCTCCTCTACGCGACGCTCCACGATCCCCTCGGGCTGGCGCGCCATCGCCAGGCCCTGGTGTCGGCCGAGGATCTCCGCCGCGTCTACCGCGGCGTGGCGCCGTCGAAGCGCGAGGCGATGAGGAACTACCGCTTTTCCATCTGCTACGAGAACGCCCGTTCCATCGCCGGTTACGTGACGGAGAAGATCTTCGACAGCTTTCTCGCCGGCGTCGTCCCCGTCTACCTGGGTTGGGAGAACGTGACGGACTGGATCGACGGAAGCACCTTTATCGATCGGCGCGATTTCGCCGATCACGACGAGCTTCACCGTTTCCTGAGCGCCATGGACCGAAGAACCTACGAGACCTATCTCGGGGCCATCGAGTCCTTCCTCGACAGCCCCCAAGGGCGGCGCTTCGACGTGGAGGCCTTCGCCGGGACCGTCGCCGACGGGATGGTGGACGGGGCTCCGGAAGCGCCATGA
- a CDS encoding mannose-1-phosphate guanylyltransferase/mannose-6-phosphate isomerase: MRPPLQAVILAGGGGTRLWPLSREEVPKQFLALSGKESLLQGTFRRLMPLCGDRIRVVAGERWDSQILHQARQIGLDGEGLLLTEPTGRNTAPAIALALAASLDEGLDETTPLLVCPSDHVIDDERAFADAVEAGLEACDDGRLVTFGIVPDAAETGFGYIRLGRARGRWREVSAFVEKPDAERARAYVDSGEYLWNGGIFLFRLGDMAAAFDRHLPELGALMRRGREALLAAFAGLPALSVDVAVMERADNVAVVPLDAGWTDLGSWDALYEHGDKDERGNLLVGDVLAGECRNCLIRGDGRLVAASGVEDLLVVDTADALFIAPRGSSQKVRDIAESLRARGRRELWQAPESARHWGDYRILYEGDGVKIKRIRVLPGKSLSLQYHHHRSEHWIVVSGTARVVQDDREFFIHEGESAFIGKHQLHRLSNPGRLPLEIIEVQNGPYLGEDDIVRVDR; the protein is encoded by the coding sequence ATGAGGCCGCCTCTCCAGGCCGTCATCCTCGCCGGAGGCGGCGGTACCCGCCTCTGGCCCCTCTCCCGCGAGGAGGTGCCCAAGCAGTTTCTCGCCCTCTCCGGGAAGGAGAGCCTCCTTCAGGGAACCTTCCGGCGCCTCATGCCCCTCTGCGGCGACCGGATCCGCGTCGTCGCCGGCGAGCGCTGGGATTCCCAGATCCTCCACCAGGCCCGACAGATCGGCCTCGACGGGGAAGGGCTGCTCCTCACCGAGCCGACGGGGCGAAACACGGCGCCGGCCATCGCCCTGGCCCTGGCGGCCTCTCTCGACGAGGGGCTCGACGAGACGACGCCCCTTCTGGTCTGTCCCAGCGACCACGTCATCGACGACGAAAGGGCCTTCGCCGACGCCGTCGAGGCGGGACTCGAGGCCTGTGACGACGGGCGTCTCGTCACCTTCGGCATCGTCCCCGACGCGGCAGAGACGGGATTCGGCTACATTCGCCTCGGCCGGGCCCGGGGCCGGTGGCGCGAAGTCTCGGCCTTCGTCGAGAAGCCCGACGCCGAGCGGGCCAGGGCCTACGTCGATTCGGGCGAGTACCTCTGGAACGGCGGCATCTTCCTCTTCCGCCTCGGCGACATGGCGGCGGCCTTCGACCGCCACCTGCCCGAGCTGGGCGCCCTCATGCGCCGGGGCCGGGAGGCGCTGCTTGCGGCCTTCGCCGGCCTGCCGGCCCTTTCCGTCGACGTGGCCGTCATGGAGCGGGCCGACAACGTCGCCGTCGTCCCCCTCGACGCGGGCTGGACCGACCTGGGCAGCTGGGATGCCCTCTACGAACACGGCGACAAAGACGAAAGGGGCAATCTCCTCGTCGGCGACGTCCTGGCCGGAGAGTGCCGCAACTGCCTCATCAGAGGCGACGGCCGCCTCGTCGCGGCCTCGGGAGTGGAGGATCTTCTCGTCGTCGACACGGCCGACGCCCTCTTCATTGCTCCCCGGGGCAGCTCCCAGAAGGTGCGCGACATCGCCGAGAGCCTCAGGGCCCGGGGGCGCCGCGAGCTCTGGCAGGCGCCGGAGAGCGCCCGCCACTGGGGCGACTACCGCATCCTCTACGAGGGCGACGGCGTCAAGATCAAACGCATCCGCGTCCTCCCCGGCAAGAGCCTGAGCCTCCAGTACCACCACCACCGGAGCGAGCACTGGATCGTCGTCAGCGGTACGGCCAGGGTCGTCCAGGACGATCGGGAATTCTTCATCCACGAGGGAGAGAGCGCCTTCATCGGCAAGCACCAGCTCCATCGTCTCTCCAACCCGGGCAGGCTTCCCCTCGAAATCATCGAGGTCCAGAACGGCCCCTATCTGGGCGAGGACGATATCGTGAGGGTCGATCGATGA
- a CDS encoding GDP-L-fucose synthase family protein produces MLKGPIFVAGHRGLVGSALVRKLRAAGRDDLLLRTRQELDLTDQGQVRAFFRAERPGTVLLAAAKVGGIVANSENPAPFLYENLAIEVNVIHEAWAAGVERLLFLGSSCIYPKMAPQPLKEEYLLTGPLEPTNEAYAVAKIAGLKLCEHYNRQYGVPFVSVMPTNLYGPGDNFDLRSSHVLPALIRRFDDALRSGADVVTLWGTGRPRREFLHVDDMADAALFVFEREIGPTFVNIGSGEDLPIGDLARLVAKIVGFEGTLLWDGSKPDGTPRKLLDVSRLRSLGWSPSIGLEEGITDTVRWYRAERERLLGPEGRS; encoded by the coding sequence ATGCTGAAGGGCCCGATCTTCGTCGCCGGCCATCGGGGGCTCGTCGGTTCGGCCCTGGTGCGCAAACTCCGCGCCGCCGGCCGCGACGACCTGCTTCTTCGCACCCGCCAGGAGCTCGATCTGACCGATCAGGGCCAGGTGCGGGCCTTCTTCCGGGCCGAGAGACCCGGGACGGTGCTCCTCGCCGCGGCCAAGGTGGGCGGCATCGTCGCCAACAGCGAGAACCCGGCCCCCTTCCTCTACGAGAACCTGGCCATCGAGGTCAACGTCATCCACGAGGCCTGGGCGGCGGGGGTGGAACGACTGCTTTTCCTGGGCAGTTCCTGCATCTACCCCAAGATGGCGCCTCAGCCCCTGAAGGAGGAGTACCTCCTGACGGGACCTCTGGAGCCGACGAACGAGGCCTACGCCGTGGCCAAGATCGCCGGCCTCAAGCTCTGCGAGCACTACAATCGCCAGTACGGCGTTCCCTTCGTCTCCGTCATGCCCACGAACCTCTACGGCCCGGGCGATAACTTCGACCTGAGAAGCTCCCACGTCCTGCCGGCCCTGATCCGCCGTTTCGACGACGCCCTGCGCTCCGGTGCCGACGTCGTCACCCTCTGGGGGACGGGGCGTCCCCGGCGGGAGTTCCTCCACGTCGACGACATGGCCGACGCGGCCCTCTTCGTCTTCGAGAGGGAGATCGGTCCCACCTTCGTCAACATCGGCAGCGGCGAAGACCTGCCCATCGGCGATCTGGCCCGGCTCGTGGCGAAAATCGTCGGCTTCGAGGGGACCCTCCTCTGGGACGGCTCCAAGCCCGACGGGACGCCGAGGAAGCTCCTCGACGTCTCCCGCCTGCGCTCCCTCGGCTGGTCCCCGTCGATAGGCCTCGAGGAGGGCATAACCGATACGGTCCGCTGGTACCGGGCCGAGCGGGAACGTCTCCTCGGCCCCGAGGGACGGTCATGA
- the gmd gene encoding GDP-mannose 4,6-dehydratase has translation MTKRALITGITGQDGAYLAELLLAKGYEVHGIKRRSSLFNTGRIDHLYRDPHEEDLQFRLHYGDLTDATNLLRILQEVQPDEIYNLAAQSHVQVSFETPEYTANSDGLGTLRLLEAIRILGLEKRTRFYQASTSELFGKVREIPQKETTPFYPRSPYAAAKIYAYWITVNYREAYGIYGCNGILFNHESPLRGETFVTRKITRAAARIALGLQEKTYLGNLDAKRDWGHAGDYVEAMWLMLQQEEPDDFVIATGETHTVREFAEKAFAAAGIALSWSGEGLDEKGRDARSGRILVEIDGRYFRPTEVEILLGDPTKAKEKLGWERKVSFDELVDEMVRSDLDLFRRDLACKKAGFDATPAIEDRC, from the coding sequence TTGACGAAGCGCGCGCTCATCACGGGCATTACCGGCCAGGACGGGGCCTATCTGGCCGAGCTGCTGCTGGCCAAGGGGTACGAGGTCCACGGCATCAAGCGGCGGAGCTCCCTGTTCAACACGGGGCGCATCGACCACCTCTATCGCGATCCTCATGAGGAAGATCTTCAATTTCGCCTTCATTACGGCGATCTGACGGATGCCACCAACCTCCTGCGGATCCTCCAGGAGGTCCAACCCGACGAGATCTACAATCTGGCCGCCCAGAGCCACGTCCAGGTCTCCTTCGAGACGCCGGAATACACGGCCAACAGCGACGGACTTGGGACGCTGCGCCTTCTCGAGGCCATCCGCATCCTGGGCCTGGAGAAGAGGACCCGCTTCTACCAGGCCTCGACGAGCGAGCTCTTCGGCAAGGTCCGCGAGATCCCCCAGAAAGAGACGACGCCCTTCTACCCCCGGAGCCCCTACGCGGCGGCCAAGATCTACGCCTACTGGATCACCGTCAACTACCGCGAGGCCTACGGCATTTACGGCTGCAACGGCATCCTCTTCAACCACGAGTCGCCTCTGCGCGGCGAGACCTTCGTGACGCGCAAGATCACCCGGGCGGCGGCCCGCATCGCCCTGGGCCTCCAGGAGAAGACCTACCTGGGCAACCTCGACGCCAAACGGGACTGGGGACACGCCGGAGACTACGTGGAGGCCATGTGGCTCATGCTCCAGCAGGAAGAGCCCGACGACTTCGTCATCGCCACGGGAGAGACTCACACGGTGCGGGAGTTCGCCGAAAAGGCCTTCGCCGCCGCCGGAATCGCCCTCTCCTGGAGCGGCGAGGGTCTCGACGAGAAGGGGCGTGACGCCCGTTCAGGCCGGATCCTCGTCGAAATCGACGGTCGCTACTTCCGCCCCACCGAAGTGGAGATTCTTCTGGGCGACCCGACGAAGGCCAAGGAGAAGCTGGGCTGGGAGCGCAAGGTTTCTTTCGACGAACTCGTGGACGAGATGGTCCGTTCCGACCTGGACCTCTTCCGCCGCGACCTGGCCTGCAAAAAGGCGGGATTCGACGCGACGCCCGCCATCGAAGACCGATGCTGA